The sequence cccactttaaatgttgactactgtatatcatGATGTGATTTACTAGAGAAATTGAAACTTGATAATTGGAAAAACTACAGTAGCAACATTTTAAGTGGATCAAAACGTTTATGTAAATAGTCTAAAACTGTTGAACACCCATTTTTGTCTTAGGACCATTTTGATGACTTTTTTcccccacttcaaatgttgactactgtagattCATGCAAAACAGGATGTTTTTAAATGAGATGCATAGAAATAACCAACAATGCTTGCAGAACCATTCACTTTGAATAAAACACATCCAGTGACCACTGAAGTTGAAGAACAGTGCCCTGTGTCTTGCAAGTTTGTAAGCTtggataaacttaaaaataagcgGGAAAATGTTGTTGTTATCTTGCTTTGAAATGTTGTTGCCAATCAAACGCTGCCTGAGGGGTGCATATTAACAGCCTGTTTTTTGGTGGGATTTTACACTCACAGGGTTTACATGAGACAAGGAAACTATGGGGTTTAAGCCTCATAGTATGTCATCTCTATGTACCGAACTGTTATTTTTCAGCTATGTGTAGGATTATCCAGATTTTCATGCTACGGCATGTTTAAGAAtgcttttatttatacagtaagtCAATGGGGTCTAAAACATCTTTCGTTTCATAACGAAACCTGAGGTTGAGCAATCAACAGTAGTATATTTTGGGTAAAAAGTTTTAGTCATAGACTACTCATATTAGTTAATGTATAAaattttttcaactaattacatggaatgcctttatcctacatggaatgcctttatccttcaataattattaatattatattcagataataaaacaaacaaaatgttaaggCTTGTATGACAGAACCATACAGCCATGGTAAAACTGCATTTTCCCCCTATATAGACTTCCGTTTATATGCATGCAAATGCGGCAGGCAGGAAACGCAAGCTCGTCTGATAAGTTTCATGTCACTGTGTTCCAAAGTTGTGATCTCTTACCTatgaaatagggctgcacgatacttgAAAAATTACACATTGTGATGTATATTAcgatataaataaaatttcactAGATAAGTTGAATAAATGCTTGTAAATAACCTATAATCTTAGATTTATTGGAAAGTTTCTGTAGgagagtgcataaaatataatttaagtttatttgtattgCACTTGAGCACAATCTTGTATAGTaagcataatatttatattattgagcACACTATTTCtataataaacaatttacaagcacagataaaatcaataaagaaaattaaatatactgcgttttattgttttccaaagAGTCTAAATGTATTCAGGTatgcagtaattgaataatcaaatgtaaaataatactgcatagtcttcatttcaTTAACAATTCCATAAAATTTAGAAATGGTTACATAAAAGTTACAAACTGTATGTTTTGCTGTTAAAATCCTCAGTCGCTTTATCGATGTTTAATCATCTTGTCTTACCCCACCTACTTTCGCAGTACTTTACGAGAATTTTGCATTTTCAAACTCTTGTGTGACCACAACTTAACAGTTTGCTAGTAATAATTAAAACAGTAAAACGCAGTTCAAATATTTAGTGTAGCATGTCAGCTTATCACAGTGGGAGATTAGACATCTTGGTCAAACTGATTAATCACCTATGCTGTGTATAAAATCGCATACTATGCATGTAGTAGGTACTTAGGAACATGAAAGTACTAAGGGACCAtttaaaaagtatgttttatacagtatgcATATGAGTAGTATCAATCGAAGTCAGACATACTACATCTACCATGTTGCATTATAACATGGTCTGAGCTGTGTTTCTTCATCCCATTCATTAATTCTCTCCCTTTACTATCCTCAAAGATAGTTGTCCCATACTATCCTATGGGATAGTAAAATGTCCATTTGTTGGACTTCAAAATCTCATCAGAAACAGTCGGTTAACCaaaactcacaaaaaaaaaaactgtcaaggtgcaaacatttagtttttaaaacactacgaatgaatgaaaaaaaatctcctgACTCTGGTTGTTGTCATTTTCTTCTTTAGTCTTGACTCCCGCCATAAGCGTTATGCTgctttcacaccagatgcagatgaagcatcaagcaagagtgatttacatgttaggtaaatgcaaagatgagagtagacatcctgtggcgcgaaTGATGTGAAGTTTAGCGCTGTGCTCATTTGACGCGTTGGTgtgaatcgctcgagttggaaaatctgaacttcagcggacatttgcaCTTCATTAACTAATCATGAGCTTGCTTTTGTAGGGGTGTAATTAAGAAGTAGTGCATGTTGTTGGTGTACCGAGAGGAAATCCTTTTGCCGACATGGGTATAATGAATAGCAAATAGCGTGATTTATTCAcgcgttccgcgtctggtgtTAACACAGCATTAGGCTGTGTCCGACATCACCTACTAATCAGTAGGGACTGCATTTGAATTCAAATGTACTActtggccattagaaaagtacattctatacagtatgaatttgagcagtatgaatggaactcgaacGTACTACATCCACTATTTTGTAATGATCTGtcatgacctacctgcgtcaattgtgtcgcttcactcccattcatgaattctctcgcggtgcatcatgggatagtgagGTGTGCATTGGATGCGCATTttagaatctcaccggaagtcatccgggtacttctcacatactgtcttttgattttatgaattcagacatactactcagcttgcGTACTGTATTCAGCATActttatagtatggaagtatgcgattttcaGATGCAGCCGTAGTATTCAGCTCTAGGTTCACCTTTTGTAccactccagccaatagcagaacagcaactaccgGGGAGGTGGGTTGTAAGACTCTGATTGGACAGAGATTTAGATAAACAACTAAtgcatcaaataaatgtaatttaatacgcATGTCTGCGAtatgtatattgcatatactattagcGCAATAACAATACATTTGTAATATATTGTGAAACCCTGTCTAGTGTTTTTCGAATACTATAAATTCAGGAATGCTACTCGgcttacatactgtttttcaaatactacATTGTAGTTTGAATGCATCACACATCTCATCTTACCTTGCTTTCTTGTAACATGGTTGGTCATCGTTATACAGGGCAAGTCCACTTAAGCTGTCATGTCTGTTTCTCTTACAGACTTGCACAATCACACCAGGAGCTCCACAATTGTCTTTTGTCAAGATGAAGATTTTACCATCAATGGCTGCTGAACAGACACAGTACCACACCAAGTCTTGAAGGCCACCATGGTTGTGGATGAAACATAGCCTGGAATTGCTTCTGGACCTGAAGCCAAAGTCATGGCAGTTCTCAAAATGCCTAGATTTAAGAAGTATCACCTACGGCTAATGTTAACCTGCTTTAGTACTTTACTGCTCATGACATACTGGGAAAAGATTGACAACAGTGTTGTAACCCATGTAATGTCTTTCTCGTACCGCTACCTTTTTAATAGCTTCAAATTCATCAACTCAAGCTTTATAGTCCATCCCGAGGATGCCATCAAGTACAACAACCACAGGTACCtcataaacaatcaaacaaagtGTGACAAAAAAGACATTTTGCTGCTCCTCTTTGTGAAAAGCTCATCTGAGAACTTCGAGAGGAGACAGGCAATTCGCTCAACTTGGGGGAATGAGACTTACATTGAAAGTACCCTGGGTGTCACTGTAAAGGTGTTGTTTGCTCTTGGCCTCCATCCTATACCAGAAGAGAGGGGAAAACTTAAGGAGGATCTCATGTTTGAGGACCAAAGGTATCATGATCTCATCCAGCAGGACTTCACAGACACCTTTCACAATCTGACTCTGAAGCTACTGCTGCAGCTTGGTTGGAAAGAAACGTACTGCCGTCATGCGCAGTTCCTCATGTCTGCGGACGATGATGTCTTTGTCCACACTCCCAACTTAATTCATTACTTGCAAGGGTTTGGCCAAAGCAACACCAAAGACATTTGGATTGGAAGGGTGCACCGCGGTTCACCTCCGAATCGAGACAAAGAAAGCAAGTACTATGTCTCCCGAGACTTGTACCCATGGTTGTCCTACCCAGACTACACCCCTGGATCTGGGTATGTCCTCTCCAGAGATGTGGTTTCCAGAATTTATCAAGCTTCGCTCACCATAAACGCGTCCTTTCACATCGATGACGTCTTCCTCGGGATCTGCGCAAAAATTATGGACGTTGCTCCCAAGGATCACGCGTTCTTCTCCGGAGAGGGAAAAGCTCCTTATCACCATTGCATCTACAGCCAGATGATGACTTCTCATGGACACGTTAGTGACATTCATGAGATGTGGAGGCGTGTAACAAACGCTGAAGATGGTCCGATGTCTTCAGGACTGTTTCGAAGGCTCTACTGCACCGCTGTAAAAGTGAGGCTCCTGTGTGTACCATTTTTTTCAAACTCTTATCCATGTACGGCAGCTTTTTTTGAACAAGACACTTATTAAAAATCAACAGAACACTGTTGCTGCAAGTGCTCTTATAAAGTCTGATTACTAGAGTAACGATGTATTGTACTGCATACCAGTACGTTAGACTGATTTGGTAGAAAAAGACAGAGTTGTGTTCCGAAAAGGGAGAGAAATATCATTTACAGAATGTTACATTGTGCAACATGTTTATCGCATTGAGTTAAAGGAAATTGTTTAGATCTTCAGTGCATCAGTAGCCCTAATGGATTCTGAAAAATCAATAAATCCGTTATCTTGGCAGTAATTGCTTTTTGTAGGTTCTTGTGTTAGCTTGACTTCCAATCAAATGAATTAATTTGCCTTATTGTATTTTGTATGGATGTTGGGTTTGACAGACTTTCCACCATtttttagctcaagatgctactCTCAACTGacatggcatgtctaaaacagaattttagttattttcatcATATTACTGTTTTCAAAAATTGAatgagaaattcactgaaatacTGTGACAGACATATAATGAATTTACTATTGGTGTGTCGTAAACATTTAGTCAAAATTAATGAGAGAAGAATAATGGCATACCTCAATGTCTTTCACAGTTTTCCTGTCAGAGGAATTGACATCACTTGGAACTAGTCACATGCTTTAAAAAATTGTTATGCCTTTTTATAACAGATTAAAAAGAATGTATGACACCAAGTAACTGTTCtattactgaaaaaacagctgGTCGAAAATGCATATAGCTGCAGGTTAATATTTTGAAGACAAAGTCCCTAAATAcacaatttttattaattttatcaaAAATCCCAACTGTAAACagttgtgtgaatataaccagcttctaaggataaaaatgtattaattttattttttatcatcacacttcataaaaacattctgcagaaacactttgacttgACATTCTCCCTtggtacgtgtcatcagaggggaaaagccccgcctATTAGTGGTAGTCTcggttttgaatctgccattatgctgacgcacaggcatttgtagctccaccctcttttaaaaagagctcgatctcatttgaatttaaagcgacagtcaccaaacaggcacaattaggatcaaagcctataaGTGGCAGTTTCAAAGGGTTACAAAACAtttttgtggggtattttgagctgaaacatcacattcacactctagggacatcacaGCTATCAAACCACAATTTGAAAGCAACAACAGATTTGACTAGTTTcttcacagtcatttttgtttaaTCATTACTTTTTCCCAGGTTCAAGTTATTTCAGTGACCATTGTCACTGTACCAGAGTACTGAcaattttgtttgtataataatgACTTACAACCAGTGTAGGGTGCAATTAGTTACtataattagattactttttcacagttttatgcaatttaattacagttacttgtaattcattcattcattcatttgctttttggcttagtccctttattaatctggggtcgccacagcgaaatgaaccgccaacttatccagcatatgttttacgcagcgtatgccctttcagctgtaacccatcactgggagacacccatacactcccattcacacactcatacactacggacaatttagcctacccaattccttgcatgtctttggacttgtggaggaaacccacgcgaacactggaagaacatacaaactccatgctcgaaccagcgaccttcttgctgtgaggtaattgtgctacccactgcgccactgtgcagccccaGAGGTCCAAtattcctttttattttcactatccattcagaacaGACTTTCAGGTCACTCGAAAGgcagtgaaattataaatttgtttcattttctcttcctgataagatatacagccaggtacacaacgttcctgtgtgactccaggtGATACTTCCGGATTTCTTCCCACCGCAGACTGGAATTCGCTTTCAAAATGGCGGccatgtgaaatcagtctatggtTGAAGTTGAGGATCTCGTTGTGGTGAGTTGCTGAACTGATGATGCTTGCACTCCTGTTATGATttgctcaattttttttaaagaatattgaggaccacaatggaaataagccgCTTTTGTGGCTTTTTTGTGTATTTCATCTTCGATctcttttcaagagttcatacttagctgatgattgattataaagcttgtttggcatgctgtcctggaagagagtcctgagctcataagatcctcgagcccagggctccctcccatttgcaaggcgagaggggagtttgagctcaggtagatctcgagaactcccctgctgtagtagctaatgaacagatagtgattgctcttaagagataactacttactaggtgcatgtctatggtgccaatttggattagtcaattaacttaggtTGCATATTTTTTTGGACGATGGGAGGAAACCATGAAacttgggggaaacccacatgagcacagggAGATTGTGTAAACtacgcacagaaacgtcggctggcttggtaaggactagaaccagtgacgttcttgctgtgaggcaacagcgctacctgCTTGGCCACAGTGCCACCCATCttagaaaggaggaggagtaggggtggaagggggattcttcaaaacgaagacggctgtgatatggaacttaggacATTTacagtggcttaggaatcgtctgattggtgaatcataaattgaataatgcgggaccaacCGCAAGCAGTCAtaatcatgtgatcctctcgaaattagtttataaataaacttcacttaaactaTGTATTAATTCATCTAATTGGGCtggtatatttttgttaaaattgtcaaataaaaacaaacaaacaaacaaaccacatcGCTTATAGACTTGTAGAGTCTCAAATGAAGGCAAGGAGAAATATCCTGTACTGATTCTAAGGCCAGGCGATCACAGGGGGATTGTGGCACAGTAGATTATCAAGTTATTTCGGACACACCAGAGGTTTTATAACCCTTCCATTAAGTGCATCAAAAATGGATGCTTTACACAAACGAAGACCTACTTAATGGGATTTATAGTGCTTAGAAATAGCACTCATTTCAAACTGCATTTCTATTGATTTAGAGAGTAACGTCCTCAAAAGTCCCCTAAAAAACATCATTATCTCATGCCACATATTATGTTGACGCCAGTCTCTGTTGGCACGAGTGTTTCTTCTCATGAAACGTTCTCCGGCTAATTCTTAATCTACACTGCATGGCAAAACAAAATTATGTATTGAGCAAGCGGTCAATAGCTTGAAAGTCATATGACTGAGGTCATTTAGGGTTTTAAAAAATAGctcaggtggcacggtggctagcaccatcgcctcacagtaagaatgccactggtttgaatcccagctgggtcagttggtatctctgtgtggagtttgcatgtcctcctcgtgttcacgtgggtttcagTATCACTGCAATAcaatataacctttttttttggCCAGGCAATGTTAAGTAGACCTCTAAATAATCCCGGCTGTTCATTTGAATTAGGTGAGGAGTAGGCAGTTGGTGGTAATACAGTAACATTTGGTCGCATGCTTGTCATAATTATTTCTGAGATCACAGTTTGTTCTGTCTAGTCTAGTAAACTGCATTTGCATTACTGAAAGTGTTGCCAGATTCGAGGGTCCTAGCCCAATTGCATTTCTCTTGGTCATGTTAGACCAGAGAAAAAGCATTGGGCAGGGTTATAAAGTTTGACCGGTTTTTAATACAACTGCGCTATAAAAAATGTACTTATGTTtgttgagttgactcaacttttaagcCAAGTCCTACACTTGACTTGATTTTAGTTAAGTCaactttttccctttttttaacagtgcagggttcatacggtcatggaaaacctgaaaaacgtcatggaattttgacatggcattttccaggcctggaaaagttttggaaaatcagaaaaaacccacaaagtttaaaaaaaaagtcatgggGAACCGATATccgtatacttgaatataggttagttgtatttacttcttttctgtccttggccaatcacatactcgcacattattagtgcagtgtaggcattatctaaatcaatttgacatagatataaatataaactgaaactaaatagcGTTTTTTACGATATGCAGTAATACATTTCATGAAAATTTAcctgaaagtcttggaaaaatcatggaattttagtagaaaaaatgtgtatgaaccctgacaGAGTGACATATTTTTCCCATGATTTTCATTCGGGTGTTCTAATTTTGGTACtgactaattaaataaacagaaatgtaatattttaaagcatCCTATACAAAATATAACTTAGAAAGAGAAATCTgcggggggtgtactcatttatgctgagcataaATATCAGCCTAAAAACCTGCACACTAGAATGTTACTGTATAGAAGACATTGAAGTTGAAGTGTACAGGTCTTTGGCCTgatattactttttgtttttgaataGGAAGGTTTTCTACAACGTTTACTGGATACATCAAGGCTCAACTTAGACTCAAGACTCAGCTTTTAAGCCAAGTACTACACTTGCCTTGATTTTAGTTGAGTCAACAACAGTGTGTCAGGTGTttagttgttattattgttatgtgGTTATTTTATTAGTTAGAGAACTTaacaagttattgcaaaaaacatttcacaaactacaaaattagttggctaaatgttatatatttttatgtttctcttaatTTTCCCTGCttggtaaatatttatttaatattgtccACCAACATTTTCATTTGGATGTTCTAATATTTGGACTGTGACCTTAAgtatttttgttagattagttccagttttggctttggtactaaCTTATCTAATGTGttcacacaaatataatattgtaaagcatcctatagaaaatattaatttaaagagaGATCTGCAGGGTCTGAGCATAAATATCAGCCCAAAAACCTGTACACTACAACTTTAATAAGTTACTGTGCAATGCATCCAGAAAGTACtcgtagcgcttcactttttctatttttttatgttacagccgtattacaaaatggattaaattcatttatttcctcacatttcgtcacacaataccccataatgacaatgtgaaaaaagattttttttaattgttgcaaatttattaaaaacctgaaaaatcacacaaaatcacagaaaaagaaaatgaatgaatatgaatactttccggatgcactctGTATTAGACAGTACATTTCTAATGTACAGGTTTTTGGGCTGATACTAGTTTTAAAATGGAAAGGTTTTATGCTGCAGTTGGGCTGCGGAATCTTGCAACGCTGTTTACTGCATACAATAAGGCTCAGGACTCTGCAACGTGTCCTCTGAAGCCACACACAGAAAGTATTTTGCATTTCAAATGTGCTCAAACAGGAGACATGAACTTGAAGATGCAAAAGAGCTTCTGAAGAAAGATAAACTTGAATATTCACGCACACATTTGCGGAGTAAATGAACAGCCTCTTCTAGCAGAGCACTGGAGTGATGTTGGATTTTTATAGTCTGATCAATTTCAGATAATATTGGTCCCGTCTTGAACAAGTGCTTTACATTTTTTCAGAAAATAAGCTTTGTGACCAGCACAAGAATAAGCTAAACCACACTGTCACAATATTTCAAAGTCACCATCACGAAGCTTCTGCAAaattcacacttgataaaaataaatagactTCCGCTCAACATTTGTGGTTATCATATAGCTGGAAAGCATCATTATTAATCTGAGGGTGTGAAAGCGATCTAGTAGGTGAGTTTGTTTCACTTCAGTAAAATCAAGCAGTGGAAATAATTAAATGAGTTGCTTTGACTTCATTTTCAAACTTAATAGAAAGAAGTGACGTGAACTCAAAATGTTATCATATCAGACTGAACTGAAACGTGAGTTAACCTAACAACACTAAAAAACcctggttccacacaatcgatttgtgttgggacaacgtgaaggaattttagcttattagttttacaaatttaagtggattgaacataaaactatcaaGCTGTCCCTtgaaaaaactcaataattgtgttgtttcagctcattttaaacaagtagtttaaacaaacagcaaacgtcatttttcgAGTGCATGCAGATTCCTAGTTCCCATCGCCTCGTGTCAGACAGGAAAACATGATTtagactttaaagggcacctattttacccctttttcaagatttaagataaatcttttgtgtctccagaatgtgtctgtaaagtttcagctcaaaacacccatcagatcaattattatagctttttaaatctgggaaatttgagctgctATAACAttatagctgtttttgttttgttacgaCCCTGAtctagggtcaaggccgcaacataaaagaacacccgacaaataaaattcacttttaataacccctttgtgtagggtctctttatttggcttttttttttttgtgtgttttctttttttttttatcaccaagaaaaaaaacgtgaagccaaatacctcggggtgaacccacagaaaaataata is a genomic window of Danio aesculapii chromosome 2, fDanAes4.1, whole genome shotgun sequence containing:
- the b3gnt5b gene encoding lactosylceramide 1,3-N-acetyl-beta-D-glucosaminyltransferase B → MAVLKMPRFKKYHLRLMLTCFSTLLLMTYWEKIDNSVVTHVMSFSYRYLFNSFKFINSSFIVHPEDAIKYNNHRYLINNQTKCDKKDILLLLFVKSSSENFERRQAIRSTWGNETYIESTLGVTVKVLFALGLHPIPEERGKLKEDLMFEDQRYHDLIQQDFTDTFHNLTLKLLLQLGWKETYCRHAQFLMSADDDVFVHTPNLIHYLQGFGQSNTKDIWIGRVHRGSPPNRDKESKYYVSRDLYPWLSYPDYTPGSGYVLSRDVVSRIYQASLTINASFHIDDVFLGICAKIMDVAPKDHAFFSGEGKAPYHHCIYSQMMTSHGHVSDIHEMWRRVTNAEDGPMSSGLFRRLYCTAVKVRLLCVPFFSNSYPCTAAFFEQDTY